In one window of Methanolobus mangrovi DNA:
- a CDS encoding DUF2769 domain-containing protein gives MNTDKADMSKSRGKYFGICTSYHHSKGCNCPTCPSYPGNGIFMFCSKGSYPGTQKKGCMCSECFMYGKFALQGKYFCSE, from the coding sequence TTGAATACTGATAAAGCTGATATGTCAAAAAGTCGTGGCAAATATTTTGGAATCTGCACATCATATCATCATTCCAAGGGTTGTAATTGTCCTACATGTCCTTCATATCCTGGAAACGGTATCTTCATGTTTTGTTCTAAAGGTTCATATCCGGGAACACAGAAAAAAGGATGCATGTGTTCTGAGTGTTTCATGTATGGAAAGTTCGCTCTTCAGGGCAAGTACTTTTGTTCAGAATAA
- a CDS encoding flavodoxin family protein: protein MKVIAINGSPRKEGNTASLLKELTSKLEAEGIETETIHIGGKKVHGCTACMTCFEKKNGLCVFDDDGINECITKMKDADGIVIGSPTYFADVNTETKALIDRAGFVSIASGGLFSRKVGAAVIAVRRAGAVHAYDSINHLFGITNMITVGSSYWNLGVGLNPGDVNEDAEGMQTMGNLALNMAWLLKKINSE from the coding sequence ATGAAAGTAATTGCCATAAACGGAAGCCCTAGAAAAGAAGGGAACACTGCCTCTCTATTAAAAGAACTAACATCCAAACTTGAAGCTGAAGGGATAGAAACCGAAACTATTCACATTGGCGGGAAGAAGGTTCACGGTTGTACTGCATGCATGACATGTTTTGAAAAGAAAAACGGTCTTTGTGTTTTCGATGATGATGGTATCAATGAGTGTATCACAAAGATGAAGGATGCCGATGGTATTGTCATAGGTTCGCCAACCTACTTTGCTGATGTTAACACAGAGACTAAGGCACTCATAGACCGTGCAGGTTTCGTATCTATTGCAAGTGGTGGACTCTTTTCAAGAAAAGTCGGTGCTGCTGTAATTGCAGTTCGCAGAGCTGGTGCAGTTCATGCTTATGATTCTATCAATCATCTTTTTGGAATAACCAATATGATAACCGTGGGTTCTTCTTACTGGAATCTTGGTGTTGGTTTAAATCCCGGGGATGTTAATGAGGATGCAGAGGGTATGCAGACTATGGGTAACCTTGCTTTGAATATGGCATGGCTCTTGAAGAAGATTAATTCAGAGTGA
- a CDS encoding metallophosphoesterase codes for MLVVSLFVSALPGLAFANGSSDLISELSVIDVFHPPDAADYYRADLYNEWHYFNMIDEEQDIAIVASLKLNGNVSDSATFPATSSAQVLLGYSIAGMPGTKFGIYSPVAQADFSDMSSDVIMGFSRVTLTPEGYLVHVESDDGNAVFDALFKPYAEPHLMKAASMSEMIDMNWLVASPFMMVNGTLTIPDGTNGPVTYTFENVKGYHDHNWGYWNWANLRWDWGQVTQNNADLYTISFGNVSSISGAQLGQVLNVWKNDSIVANFSEITVTTVSTGEFDTSYLIPYLPVGLPIDLPPSVFYPDQTVIQATSGETGDVVNILFDTEQATPLPVPTLDNTGNATIVIIWELLGTYYVEGVVDGMPVSYAAKGFLEDAGAIEFYIPSQTISELETIPVVIGNGGEQYKFAIISDLQYDSNDAISSSALKNAVDEIISLNNNGVTDDNIEFVIVLGDLIQGRNTATGEWKGEAGYRVEYEQVIAELERLKQPLPTGANVNYIPVIGNHDIWFKSGDYTTSGGWPDYPEELFAEYFESQYAELGTELDGWDKQESMPSENPYVPEYPAPHFQNYAFDYGPYHFICLDFCARDDFDPYDETSFPPTIRKFEGYADLHYKDSSNADIENGTWQWLNEHLAECSSRGIKNVVVFTHHPPIYELDTIAGSAAILNTGGIPVMSSPSSEIAGEIHVKDDPLDLLDDRTLSNFRTGALFSDWNNRMIMDGTIIDRVEGDPLLAFNKEDYDGKDEYGRLTTVFDDYGINVVHWFSGHYHLKGLQWHDDNIGDISLIPSLVPASGVYSIEFDGDVMINEVPEAIVTPEVNLNGCIAIVTVQAEQEYVPTASPLVTAGILGLFVVMFLRKIDIK; via the coding sequence ATGTTAGTTGTCTCACTGTTTGTTTCAGCATTACCAGGCCTGGCTTTTGCAAATGGAAGCAGTGACCTGATATCTGAATTATCTGTTATTGATGTCTTTCATCCGCCGGATGCAGCAGATTATTATCGTGCGGATCTGTACAACGAATGGCATTATTTCAATATGATCGATGAAGAACAGGATATTGCGATTGTTGCTTCACTGAAATTGAACGGTAATGTTTCTGATTCTGCTACATTTCCGGCAACAAGTTCTGCTCAGGTATTGCTGGGGTACAGTATTGCAGGAATGCCGGGCACAAAGTTTGGAATTTATAGTCCGGTGGCTCAGGCTGATTTTTCAGATATGTCATCTGATGTTATAATGGGATTCAGTAGGGTTACCCTTACTCCTGAAGGTTACCTTGTGCATGTGGAGTCAGATGATGGGAATGCTGTTTTTGATGCTTTGTTCAAACCTTATGCTGAGCCACATTTAATGAAAGCTGCAAGCATGTCTGAAATGATTGACATGAACTGGCTGGTGGCATCACCATTTATGATGGTCAATGGAACACTTACCATCCCGGATGGTACCAATGGTCCTGTCACTTATACATTCGAAAATGTAAAAGGCTATCACGACCATAACTGGGGTTACTGGAACTGGGCAAATCTTCGATGGGACTGGGGTCAGGTCACTCAGAATAATGCAGATCTTTACACTATTTCTTTTGGAAACGTCAGTTCAATCAGTGGTGCTCAACTTGGTCAGGTGTTGAATGTCTGGAAGAATGATTCAATCGTTGCCAACTTTTCCGAAATAACTGTAACTACCGTTAGCACCGGCGAATTTGATACGTCCTACCTGATACCCTATCTTCCTGTGGGACTTCCAATTGACCTTCCGCCTTCTGTCTTCTATCCTGACCAGACAGTTATTCAGGCCACATCGGGTGAAACGGGTGATGTTGTCAATATATTATTTGATACTGAACAGGCAACACCACTTCCTGTGCCAACATTGGACAACACTGGCAATGCCACTATCGTGATAATATGGGAACTTCTGGGCACCTATTATGTGGAAGGGGTTGTAGATGGCATGCCTGTATCCTATGCCGCAAAAGGCTTCCTGGAAGATGCAGGTGCAATAGAATTCTATATTCCGTCCCAAACGATTAGTGAGCTTGAGACAATCCCGGTTGTGATTGGAAATGGAGGGGAGCAATACAAATTTGCGATAATATCCGATCTCCAGTACGATTCAAATGATGCGATATCATCATCAGCTCTCAAAAATGCAGTGGACGAAATAATCTCTCTGAACAACAATGGTGTGACTGACGATAATATAGAATTCGTAATAGTCCTTGGTGACCTGATACAGGGTAGGAACACAGCCACTGGTGAATGGAAAGGGGAGGCTGGATACAGGGTGGAATATGAGCAGGTAATTGCAGAGCTGGAAAGGCTGAAACAGCCTCTTCCAACAGGTGCCAATGTAAATTACATTCCTGTTATAGGTAATCATGATATCTGGTTCAAGTCTGGTGACTATACAACATCCGGCGGCTGGCCTGATTATCCGGAAGAGCTTTTTGCAGAATATTTTGAATCACAGTATGCTGAGCTAGGTACTGAACTGGATGGCTGGGATAAACAGGAATCAATGCCTTCTGAGAATCCGTATGTTCCTGAGTACCCCGCACCACATTTCCAGAATTATGCATTTGATTACGGGCCATATCATTTTATCTGTCTGGACTTTTGTGCAAGAGATGATTTTGATCCGTATGATGAAACAAGCTTCCCGCCAACTATCAGGAAATTTGAAGGCTATGCAGACCTGCATTACAAGGATTCGTCAAATGCGGATATTGAAAATGGTACGTGGCAGTGGCTGAACGAGCATCTTGCTGAATGCAGTAGCAGGGGAATAAAGAATGTGGTGGTCTTCACTCACCATCCTCCTATCTATGAACTGGATACGATTGCAGGAAGTGCGGCAATTCTGAACACAGGTGGTATTCCGGTGATGTCATCTCCATCCTCAGAGATTGCTGGTGAGATACATGTAAAAGATGACCCTCTTGACTTGCTTGATGACAGGACACTCTCAAACTTCAGGACAGGTGCACTGTTCAGTGACTGGAACAACCGGATGATAATGGATGGGACAATAATTGACAGGGTAGAAGGCGATCCTCTTCTTGCATTCAACAAAGAGGATTATGACGGTAAGGATGAATATGGCCGGCTCACCACAGTATTCGATGATTATGGAATCAATGTTGTTCACTGGTTCTCCGGGCATTATCATTTGAAAGGTCTCCAATGGCATGATGACAATATCGGGGATATTTCATTGATTCCTTCACTGGTTCCTGCAAGTGGTGTTTACAGCATTGAGTTTGATGGTGACGTGATGATCAACGAAGTGCCTGAAGCAATTGTTACTCCTGAGGTAAATCTGAATGGCTGTATTGCTATTGTAACGGTACAGGCAGAACAAGAATATGTGCCAACAGCCAGTCCTCTGGTGACGGCAGGGATTCTAGGCCTGTTCGTTGTCATGTTCTTAAGGAAAATTGATATTAAATGA
- a CDS encoding DMT family transporter translates to MIVDFRFIYIIWGCFCVALMISTKSSKYSYLELIISCTIFGASGIFIKHIYDMQITSIIFYRLIFGFMLLLAYCIVTKRDDILRLNKKKIFILLIAIFNVLTLYTYFSSIKYAGISIAVLLLYTAPVYVTLLSPLFLKEKITKRGMFSLLISISGILIVILPGSGASGYDTHFLLGIFLGVISGISYSGTIMTVSYLKDEYSGISQLFWSTFISLLILLPFGSKVPVDILVMNLRTLILFGLITTAFASVLYLNSAAKIRAQTVSVLALLEPVSGIIFGFLFLHEPIFMNTIQGCFFIILGALILLFEPGNTGAISVGGLRSDLSAVGYRSLGKFQELSSTWLIKK, encoded by the coding sequence ATGATTGTTGATTTCAGATTTATTTATATAATATGGGGCTGTTTCTGCGTAGCCCTGATGATATCTACTAAAAGCAGCAAATACTCTTATTTAGAGCTTATAATCTCATGTACTATATTTGGAGCTAGTGGAATCTTCATAAAACATATTTACGACATGCAAATAACTTCTATTATCTTTTACAGGCTTATTTTTGGATTCATGCTGTTATTAGCTTATTGTATTGTGACTAAAAGAGATGATATACTACGCTTGAACAAAAAAAAGATTTTTATTCTCTTAATTGCTATTTTCAACGTTCTTACGCTTTATACTTACTTCAGTTCTATAAAATATGCAGGTATTTCTATTGCCGTTCTGTTGCTTTACACTGCACCTGTATATGTTACACTGTTATCTCCTCTCTTTTTAAAAGAGAAGATTACAAAGCGCGGGATGTTTTCCCTGTTAATATCGATAAGCGGTATTCTCATCGTTATATTGCCCGGTAGTGGCGCATCAGGATACGATACCCACTTTTTGCTGGGTATTTTTCTTGGTGTCATATCAGGTATCTCTTACAGTGGAACTATCATGACTGTAAGTTATCTTAAGGATGAATATTCCGGTATTTCCCAGTTGTTCTGGTCAACTTTCATCAGTTTGCTGATACTGTTGCCTTTTGGCAGCAAAGTTCCTGTAGACATACTTGTAATGAACCTGCGTACTCTCATACTTTTCGGGCTGATAACAACTGCATTTGCTTCGGTTCTGTATCTTAACAGTGCTGCAAAAATTCGAGCACAGACTGTAAGCGTACTTGCATTACTTGAACCGGTAAGTGGCATCATCTTTGGATTCCTGTTCCTTCACGAACCAATATTCATGAATACCATACAGGGTTGCTTCTTCATAATCCTGGGTGCACTCATTCTTCTTTTTGAGCCGGGGAATACTGGTGCTATATCCGTAGGAGGTTTAAGGTCCGATCTGTCTGCGGTGGGTTACCGTTCATTGGGCAAATTCCAGGAACTATCCTCCACATGGCTGATAAAAAAATAA
- the thrC gene encoding threonine synthase — protein sequence MKLYSTNLKAPEVSFQEALITGLAPDRGLYMPKSLPTFSKEEIDSFKDAPYPEIAYRVLSKVLDGEVDDESLKAITYDAYNYDVPLEKMDEQTYIMRLDRGPTASFKDFAARMMARLMQYYLSKENKSLTILTATSGDTGSAVAHAFYGLDNIKVIVLFPTDEVSDRQRKQMTTLNENITAISIDGKFDDCQAMVKQAFADEDLKHFNLSSANSINIGRLVPQSIYYIYSYARLRNYPEEIIFSIPSGNFGNMMGCVLARTMGIPVKMIIASVNENDEVPHFLSTGDYEKIVPSKNCLSNAMNVGHPSNLSRLIAIYGGEMDEKGNISKEPDMEKLRKDIYSGSVTDDETKATIKEVYEKYGILIEPHGAVGIKGLLDFRSQTGDNTLAVTLETADPAKFPEHVRNETGIEPELPQSLKEIEAREEHMDYLGTDYASFKEYLKEKLG from the coding sequence ATGAAACTCTATAGTACAAATCTTAAGGCACCGGAAGTAAGCTTTCAGGAGGCTCTGATAACAGGGCTTGCACCGGACAGGGGGCTTTACATGCCAAAGAGCCTTCCGACCTTCTCTAAAGAAGAGATAGACTCCTTCAAGGATGCACCATATCCTGAGATTGCATACAGGGTACTTAGCAAGGTTCTTGATGGTGAAGTTGACGATGAGTCGCTCAAAGCGATCACCTATGATGCTTACAATTATGATGTTCCTCTTGAGAAGATGGATGAACAGACCTATATCATGAGACTTGACCGGGGGCCTACGGCATCCTTCAAAGACTTTGCAGCCCGTATGATGGCAAGGCTCATGCAGTATTACCTCAGCAAAGAGAACAAGAGCCTGACAATTCTCACAGCTACCTCCGGTGATACTGGCAGTGCCGTTGCACATGCATTCTACGGTCTTGATAACATAAAGGTCATAGTGCTCTTTCCGACTGATGAGGTGTCTGACCGCCAGCGCAAGCAGATGACCACCCTCAATGAGAATATCACCGCCATCTCAATAGATGGTAAATTCGATGACTGCCAGGCAATGGTAAAACAGGCATTTGCAGATGAGGACTTAAAACACTTCAATCTTTCATCAGCCAATTCCATAAACATTGGTCGTCTTGTTCCGCAATCTATCTACTATATCTATTCATACGCAAGACTCAGGAACTATCCGGAAGAGATTATCTTCTCCATTCCATCGGGTAACTTTGGTAATATGATGGGTTGCGTCCTGGCAAGGACCATGGGTATTCCTGTGAAAATGATAATCGCTTCTGTGAATGAAAATGATGAAGTCCCTCATTTCCTTAGCACCGGTGACTACGAAAAGATAGTTCCGTCAAAGAATTGTCTTTCAAATGCAATGAACGTGGGACATCCCAGCAATCTTTCAAGGCTCATAGCTATCTATGGCGGGGAAATGGATGAAAAGGGCAATATCAGCAAAGAGCCTGACATGGAAAAGCTCAGAAAAGATATCTACTCCGGCTCTGTCACAGATGATGAGACCAAGGCAACCATAAAGGAAGTCTACGAAAAGTACGGCATCCTAATTGAACCACATGGGGCAGTCGGCATAAAAGGATTGCTTGATTTCAGATCACAAACCGGTGATAACACACTTGCTGTGACACTGGAGACTGCCGACCCGGCAAAGTTCCCGGAGCATGTAAGGAATGAAACAGGGATTGAGCCTGAACTTCCTCAAAGCCTGAAAGAGATCGAGGCGAGGGAAGAACATATGGATTACCTTGGCACGGATTATGCCAGTTTCAAGGAATACCTGAAGGAAAAACTCGGTTGA
- the purD gene encoding phosphoribosylamine--glycine ligase: MNVLVVGGGGREHAMVAAIARSRKDPSIYAVMSKKNPGIAELCEDFLLEKETNVEKVVEFALSKNIELVVVGPEAPLAVGLADALEDAGISVASPKRKVAQLEFDKAWARNFMRNNNIAGCPVFDVFTDKDAMDAFIDKLGNVAIKPSGLTGGKGVKVMGDQLPDVEAAKEYAASLLDQGSVVVEENLVGEEFTLQAFVDGKNLAFMPTVQDHKRAFENDLGPNTGGMGSYNAPGEILPFLTAEDVEGSKQIMIDTVKALYNETGQKYRGTLYGQFMITKDGPRVIEFNARFGDPEAMNVLPLLETDYVDVLGAMTSGTLDKLNIKFSKKATVCKYAVPAGYPDKPTKDREVVVGDIDNAILFYSSVYEKDGKVYTTGSRAVAVVGVADSIAEAEKIAQNALENLSGDLHYRSDIGKAELIQRRIDHMAQIRGQ, from the coding sequence ATGAATGTATTAGTAGTTGGTGGCGGCGGAAGAGAGCATGCTATGGTAGCTGCAATAGCACGAAGCAGAAAAGATCCGTCCATCTATGCGGTGATGTCAAAGAAGAATCCGGGCATTGCTGAACTATGTGAGGATTTCCTTCTTGAAAAAGAGACAAATGTCGAAAAAGTTGTCGAGTTCGCATTATCTAAGAACATTGAACTTGTTGTAGTTGGTCCTGAAGCACCTCTTGCAGTTGGTCTTGCAGATGCCCTTGAGGATGCGGGTATCAGCGTTGCCAGCCCTAAGAGGAAGGTAGCACAACTTGAGTTTGACAAGGCATGGGCACGTAATTTCATGAGAAATAACAACATTGCCGGCTGTCCTGTCTTTGATGTGTTCACTGATAAGGATGCTATGGATGCTTTCATCGACAAACTTGGAAATGTTGCTATCAAACCATCAGGTCTTACTGGTGGAAAAGGCGTCAAGGTAATGGGTGACCAGTTGCCGGATGTTGAAGCTGCAAAAGAGTATGCTGCAAGTCTGCTCGACCAGGGAAGCGTTGTTGTTGAGGAAAACCTTGTTGGTGAGGAATTCACTCTTCAGGCTTTTGTGGATGGCAAGAACCTTGCTTTCATGCCAACAGTGCAGGATCATAAGAGGGCATTTGAGAACGATCTCGGACCTAATACAGGCGGAATGGGTTCCTACAATGCACCTGGTGAGATACTTCCTTTCCTTACTGCTGAAGATGTGGAAGGCTCAAAACAGATAATGATCGACACTGTGAAGGCGCTTTACAATGAAACCGGGCAGAAGTACAGGGGTACACTGTATGGCCAGTTCATGATCACAAAAGATGGCCCCAGGGTCATTGAATTCAATGCACGTTTCGGCGATCCCGAGGCAATGAATGTATTGCCTTTGCTTGAAACAGATTATGTGGATGTACTCGGTGCAATGACAAGTGGTACACTTGATAAATTAAATATAAAGTTCAGCAAGAAGGCAACAGTCTGTAAGTATGCTGTTCCTGCAGGCTATCCTGACAAACCAACGAAGGACCGGGAAGTAGTTGTAGGGGACATTGACAATGCCATACTTTTCTATTCAAGTGTTTACGAAAAGGATGGAAAGGTCTATACCACCGGTTCAAGGGCGGTTGCTGTTGTAGGTGTTGCAGATTCCATTGCCGAGGCTGAAAAAATAGCCCAGAATGCTCTGGAAAACCTCTCAGGTGACCTGCATTACAGAAGTGATATCGGCAAAGCTGAACTTATCCAGAGACGCATTGACCATATGGCGCAAATACGCGGACAGTAA
- a CDS encoding CDP-2,3-bis-(O-geranylgeranyl)-sn-glycerol synthase, with protein MLPAYIPSPLAAVFGGGKPIDGGRTMSDGRRILGDGKTYRGLLAGLFFGMVVGLLQMYYLSKRTTLFSVELPSFAGNGMSASAIIVIFALAFGSLFGDMFMSFFKRRLGLKRGAPLPVVDQLDFVFGAWLLTYIASPAWFTANFTIPIIIVLLVLTPVLHLGTNIIGYFIGVKNEPW; from the coding sequence ATGCTTCCTGCTTATATTCCCAGTCCTCTTGCGGCTGTCTTTGGTGGAGGTAAGCCAATTGACGGTGGCAGAACAATGAGTGATGGGCGGCGTATATTGGGGGACGGGAAAACATACCGCGGTCTTCTGGCAGGCTTATTCTTTGGAATGGTAGTGGGTCTGCTGCAAATGTATTATCTGTCTAAGAGAACAACATTGTTCTCAGTTGAGCTTCCATCGTTTGCAGGAAATGGCATGAGTGCCAGTGCTATTATTGTGATATTTGCATTGGCTTTTGGTTCCCTTTTCGGGGATATGTTCATGAGTTTCTTCAAGAGGAGACTTGGACTTAAAAGAGGCGCTCCCCTGCCTGTTGTTGACCAGCTTGATTTTGTTTTCGGTGCATGGCTGTTAACATACATAGCATCTCCTGCCTGGTTCACAGCTAATTTCACAATTCCAATAATCATAGTGCTGCTGGTGCTGACTCCTGTTCTGCATCTGGGTACGAATATCATAGGATATTTCATCGGGGTCAAGAATGAGCCCTGGTGA
- the argF gene encoding ornithine carbamoyltransferase encodes MKHLISMADLSHDEVIELLDMAEDLKEKRLRGKVTDLLKNKSLGMIFEKSSTRTRVSFEVAMCDLGGHGLYLNPRDMQLGRGETVGDTSEVLSRYLYGIIARVYSHETVKQLAEHSSIPVINALSDKEHPCQILADLLTIREYKNKLSGLKYAWVGDGNNVCNSAIIGCALMDMEAVVACPPGYEPDEDIVELARELGGNITITNDPNEAAKDADIIYADVWVSMGDEDERDKRLKDLAPYQINTELVEQAKPDVIVMHCLPAHRGEEISAEVMDGPHSVVFDQAENRLHAQKALLLKLLG; translated from the coding sequence ATGAAACACCTGATTTCCATGGCTGACCTTTCTCATGATGAGGTCATTGAGTTACTTGATATGGCGGAAGACCTGAAAGAAAAACGTCTGAGGGGCAAGGTCACAGACCTCCTGAAGAATAAGAGTCTTGGTATGATATTCGAGAAGTCTTCTACACGTACTCGTGTCTCATTTGAGGTTGCAATGTGTGACCTTGGCGGGCATGGACTCTACCTGAATCCCAGGGATATGCAGCTTGGCCGCGGCGAGACGGTTGGAGACACTTCTGAAGTGCTTTCAAGATATCTCTATGGTATTATTGCAAGGGTCTATAGCCATGAAACGGTGAAACAACTGGCAGAACATTCCTCTATCCCAGTCATTAATGCACTTTCCGATAAGGAACATCCATGCCAGATACTTGCCGACCTTCTCACTATCCGTGAGTACAAGAACAAACTCTCCGGCCTGAAGTACGCATGGGTTGGTGATGGGAATAATGTATGTAATTCAGCTATTATCGGCTGTGCCCTCATGGACATGGAAGCTGTGGTTGCCTGTCCTCCGGGATATGAGCCGGATGAGGACATTGTGGAGCTTGCAAGGGAACTTGGCGGAAATATCACTATTACCAACGATCCAAATGAGGCCGCAAAGGATGCAGACATTATCTATGCGGACGTCTGGGTTTCTATGGGTGATGAGGACGAACGCGACAAGCGCCTGAAGGATCTTGCACCATACCAGATAAACACTGAACTGGTGGAACAGGCAAAACCTGATGTTATCGTTATGCACTGCCTCCCGGCACACCGTGGCGAGGAGATAAGCGCAGAGGTTATGGACGGTCCGCATTCGGTTGTCTTCGACCAGGCTGAGAACCGTCTGCACGCCCAGAAAGCACTTTTACTGAAACTGCTGGGTTAA
- a CDS encoding UDP-2,3-diacylglucosamine diphosphatase — protein sequence MSTIAVSDVHLGMKEAKVDKFVEFLEFVKSNKIEHLVLLGDIIDIWRRDFTKTVLECSKSLKTLNEMLDKTKVHYIVGNHDFYLLRLSELLGENFPFEVKKTAVIKSKNQEFFFFHGYQLEVLCNPYYKSMKTYETFSEHMCLAGDDAGNAADKLWKSIQSHSSLWDSLKRFPENPQDALRSMIQPPEDRIKNFNKHNVIEPIEELAGAETRHFLLSIRPDQYLIYGHTHHAYVEDKNKVANTGSWGFGEDKKLEYIEITDDKVELKEFKP from the coding sequence ATGTCAACAATAGCTGTTTCAGACGTACATCTCGGTATGAAGGAAGCAAAGGTCGATAAGTTTGTAGAATTCTTAGAATTTGTAAAATCCAATAAAATTGAACATCTGGTTCTTCTGGGAGACATAATCGATATATGGAGAAGGGATTTCACAAAGACTGTGCTTGAATGCTCCAAATCATTGAAGACCTTGAATGAAATGCTGGATAAAACCAAAGTCCATTATATAGTTGGGAACCATGATTTTTATTTGCTGCGTCTTAGCGAGCTTTTAGGGGAAAACTTTCCTTTCGAAGTAAAGAAAACAGCTGTAATTAAAAGTAAAAACCAGGAATTCTTCTTTTTTCATGGCTATCAGCTAGAGGTATTGTGTAACCCATACTACAAATCAATGAAAACATACGAAACATTCAGCGAACACATGTGTCTTGCAGGAGATGATGCAGGCAATGCTGCTGATAAACTATGGAAAAGTATTCAATCACATAGCTCTCTGTGGGACAGTTTGAAGAGATTTCCGGAAAATCCCCAGGATGCGCTTAGGTCAATGATTCAGCCACCAGAGGACAGAATCAAGAATTTCAATAAGCATAATGTCATCGAACCTATTGAAGAACTTGCAGGAGCAGAGACAAGGCATTTCCTTTTAAGCATACGACCCGATCAATATTTGATCTACGGCCATACTCACCATGCATACGTAGAAGATAAGAACAAAGTTGCAAATACCGGCAGCTGGGGCTTTGGTGAAGATAAGAAACTTGAGTATATTGAGATCACTGATGATAAAGTGGAATTGAAGGAATTTAAGCCATAG
- the pyrE gene encoding orotate phosphoribosyltransferase has translation MSEGNGKRALVDALKACGAVKFGDFTLASGKKSTYYVDIKKASTDPATLKVIAKEAARVINGLDIDFVGGVVLGGVPLATAVSLETELPLVLIRKSEKDYGTGGLFVGEFQKDSKILLLEDVTTSGGSVKDAIVAIRDAGGIVDRVITVVDRDSGAEKNLSDIGVKLVPLVRASDLI, from the coding sequence ATGTCTGAAGGGAATGGTAAACGTGCATTGGTAGATGCACTGAAAGCATGTGGTGCGGTTAAGTTCGGTGATTTCACACTTGCTTCAGGGAAGAAGAGTACTTATTATGTTGATATTAAGAAGGCCAGCACAGATCCTGCTACACTTAAAGTGATAGCAAAGGAAGCAGCACGGGTCATAAACGGGCTTGATATTGATTTTGTGGGTGGTGTCGTGCTTGGTGGCGTTCCTCTTGCTACGGCTGTCTCTCTTGAGACGGAACTTCCACTTGTGCTGATACGCAAATCTGAAAAGGATTATGGTACTGGCGGACTTTTTGTCGGTGAGTTCCAGAAAGATTCTAAGATTTTGCTTCTTGAGGATGTAACCACAAGTGGTGGTTCTGTAAAAGATGCCATCGTTGCAATACGTGATGCAGGGGGCATTGTGGACAGGGTCATTACTGTAGTGGACCGTGATTCAGGGGCAGAGAAGAATCTGAGTGATATAGGTGTGAAGCTCGTTCCTCTGGTCCGGGCAAGTGACCTTATCTGA